A genomic segment from Fundulus heteroclitus isolate FHET01 chromosome 6, MU-UCD_Fhet_4.1, whole genome shotgun sequence encodes:
- the crsp7 gene encoding mediator of RNA polymerase II transcription subunit 26 codes for MTTVSATPQQMKDRLLLAIDSQSNICDMAVVLEVIACLEKYPITKEALEETRLGKLINDVRKKARDEDLAKRAKKLLRKWQNLIEPGPAGAASVPGSTNGSSHPCRTDSSPADLSVSGKGVPEVKTRNDVHNTYSPKAEKSSSRKRRAEPRDGGVYLPEKIARMTTTYDNSVSPPTNGIAGSPVTLLDQEAVPSPDRSRVDHPENDKVNRIPINAVKPRPSSPGAAKPLSASSLIKVAVMQQQARLDEGGGGFQARSPRSVASSPRSGKQDSVSKRSAAFAAKGTPIPSPSSRDSPLPFSHSVSSPGQAPYAKKLPHSSHRAPLQSASTSETPSHCPPHDIAAALESPSLSPSLLAPQQNSDLHRSTFEGGTTVGEDADGTTAPSLDHKRRKYRPRDFSVNLDGQKVEDTTKPVRLKERRITFDPVTGQIKPLVHKEPSQAEDVPTPDPAESRQRTESVPPQPTATTSTPGPAPGPGPNPFRQTNWKELSRNEIIQSYLNLQSNVLTSSGVQAPSAHFFMSEYLKREEQETKELRKTHVLQTDGSVGDLPGVSRELSAEDLDRIHTRNWPGVNGCYDTKGAWYDWTECISLDPHGDESKLNILPYVCLD; via the exons ATGACAACGGTCTCAGCAACCCCGCAGCAGATGAAGGACCGGCTGCTGCTGGCCATTGACAGTCAGAGCAAT ATATGTGATatggcggttgtactggaaGTAATTGCCTGTCTTGAGAAGTATCCAATTACCAAAGAAGCACTTGAG gaaacTCGGCTTGGAAAACTGATCAACGATGTGAGGAAGAAGGCCAGGGATGAAGACCTAGCGAAGCGAGCCAAGAAACTGTTAAGAAAATGGCAGAATCTGATAGAACCTGGGCCGGCCGGGGCTGCCAGTGTCCCTGGATCCACCAACGGCAGCTCTCATCCCTGCAGGACGGATTCCTCCCCTGCGGACCTCTCCGTGTCGGGGAAAGGCGTCCCTGAGGTCAAGACCAGAAACGATGTCCACAACACGTATTCGCCCAAAGCTGAGAAATCAAGCAGCCGGAAGCGACGGGCGGAGCCCAGAGACGGCGGGGTGTACTTGCCCGAGAAAATCGCCAGGATGACGACGACGTACGACAATTCTGTTTCACCGCCCACCAATGGGATCGCTGGCAGCCCCGTCACGCTGCTCGACCAGGAGGCGGTCCCGTCTCCGGACAGATCCCGGGTGGACCACCCTGAAAACGACAAAGTTAACAGGATTCCCATAAACGCCGTCAAGCCTCGGCCCAGCTCTCCCGGAGCGGCCAAGCCGCTCAGCGCTTCCTCCTTGATCAAAGTGGCCGTGATGCAGCAGCAGGCTAGGTTGGATGAAGGCGGTGGCGGTTTCCAGGCCAGGAGTCCCCGTAGCGTCGCGTCCAGTCCGAGGAGCGGAAAGCAAGACTCTGTGTCCAAGCGCTCAGCAGCATTCGCAGCTAAAGGGACGCCGATCCCAAGCCCATCTTCCAGAGACTCTCCCTTGCCTTTTTCTCACTCTGTGTCCTCCCCAGGCCAGGCGCCTTACGCTAAGAAACTGCCACATTCTTCTCACAGGGCTCCCCTGCAGTCAGCCAGTACGTCAGAAACCCCGTCTCACTGCCCACCCCACGACATCGCCGCAGCGCTGGAGTCCCCGTCGCTCTCCCCCTCCCTGCTTGCTCCTCAGCAGAACTCCGACCTGCACAGATCGACGTTCGAGGGAGGCACGACGGTGGGTGAGGACGCGGACGGCACGACGGCACCCAGCCTGGACCATAAAAGGAGAAAGTACAGGCCGAGAGACTTCTCTGTGAACTTAGACGGTCAAAAAGTAGAGGACACAACGAAGCCTGTGAGGTTAAAAGAGCGCAGGATAACGTTCGACCCGGTCACGGGCCAGATCAAACCTCTGGTGCATAAAGAACCCTCTCAGGCAGAGGACGTCCCCACTCCAGACCCCGCAGAGTCCCGGCAGAGAACTGAGAGCGTCCCCCCCCAGCCCACTGCCACCACCTCCAcgcccggccccgcccccggccccggccccaaCCCCTTCCGCCAGACTAACTGGAAGGAGCTGTCCAGGAACGAAATCATCCAGTCCTACTTGAACCTTCAGAGCAACGTGCTCACCTCCTCAGGGGTCCAGGCCCCCAGCGCACACTTCTTCATGTCTGAATATCTGAAAAGGGAAGAGCAGGAGACCAAGGAGCTGAGGAAAACGCACGTGTTGCAGACGGACGGCTCGGTGGGCGATTTGCCGGGGGTGAGTCGAGAGCTGTCGGCGGAGGACTTGGACAGGATACACACGCGGAACTGGCCCGGTGTTAACGGTTGTTATGACACCAAGGGCGCCTGGTATGACTGGACAGAGTGCATATCACTGGACCCTCACGGGGATGAAAGCAAATTGAACATCCTGCCATATGTTTGCCTAGACTGA
- the cnn2 gene encoding calponin-2, translating into MASFNKGPAYGLSAEVKNKIAQKYDPQKEEELRIWIEDITGCPIGPDFQKGLKNGIILCELINKLQPGSVKKINQSALNWHQLENLTNFIKAITNYGLKPHDIFEANDLFENGNMTQVQTTLLALASMAKTKGCQSRVDIGIKYADKQQRMFDEEKMKAGQCVIGLQMGTNKCASQAGMNAYGTRRHLYDPKVQIQPPMDNTTISLQMGTNKGASQAGMTAPGTRRAIYDQKLGTDKCDNSTMSLQMGYSQGANQSGQNFGLGRQIYDSKYCPKAGEVPNDQNGAGSGREYFHDYNDEGYQGYQEEERVYHDDGTDY; encoded by the exons ATGGCTTCCTTCAACAAAGGTCCTGCCTACGGGTTATCAGCAGAGGTGAAGAACAAA ATTGCGCAGAAGTATGACCCTCAAAAGGAAGAAGAACTCAGGATCTGGATTGAGGACATCACCGGCTGCCCCATCGGCCCCGACTTCCAAAAAGGCCTGAAGAACGGAATTATTCTGTGCGA GCTCATTAACAAACTGCAGCCAGGCTCTGTGAAAAAGATCAACCAGTCGGCGCTGAACTGGCATCAG CTGGAGAACCTGACGAACTTCATCAAAGCCATCACAAATTACGGCTTGAAGCCTCACGACATCTTTGAAGCCAACGACCTGTTTGAGAACGGCAACATGACGCAGGTCCAGACCACGCTGCTCGCCCTGGCTAGCATG GCTAAGACCAAGGGTTGCCAGTCGCGGGTGGACATCGGCATAAAGTATGCAGACAAGCAGCAGCGGATGTTCGATGAGGAGAAGATGAAGGCTGGACAGTGTGTCATCGGCTTACAG ATGGGGACCAACAAGTGTGCCAGCCAGGCCGGTATGAATGCATATGGCACCAGGAGGCATTTATATGATCCTAAAGTTCAAATCCAGCCCCCCATGGACAACACAACCATCAGTCTGCAGATGGGAACCAACAAGGGAGCGAGTCAG GCTGGGATGACTGCTCCTGGGACCAGGCGGGCAATTTATGACCAGAAACTGGGCACAGACAAGTGCGACAACAGCACCATGTCCCTGCAGATGGGCTACAGTCAGGGAGCCAACCAGAGTGGGCAGAACTTTGGGCTGGGACGGCAGATCTACGATTCCAAGTACTGCCCCAAAGCTGGAGAAGTCCCCAACGATCAGAATGGAGCTGGCAGTGGCCGAGAGTACTTCCACGACTACAACGATGAAGGTTACCAGGGTTACCAAGAAGAGGAGCGGGTATACCATGATGACGGGACAGATTATTAA
- the rps15 gene encoding 40S ribosomal protein S15 isoform X2 produces MADTEIKKKRTFRKFTYRGVDLDQLLDMSYEQLMQLYCARQRRRLNRGLRRKHQSLLKRLRKAKKEAPPMEKPEVVKTHLRDMVILPEMVGSMVGVYNGKTFNQVEIKPEMCGHYLGEFSITYKPVKHGRPGIGATHSSRFIPLK; encoded by the exons ATG GCGGACACCGAGATCAAGAAGAAGCGTACCTTCAGGAAGTTCACCTACAGAGGCGTGGACCTGGACCAGCTTCTGGACATGTCTTA CGAGCAGCTGATGCAGCTCTACTGCGCCCGCCAGAGGAGGAGGCTGAACCGTGGCCTGCGCCGCAAACACCAGTCCCTCCTCAAGCGTCTGCGCAAGGCCAAGAAGGAGGCGCCCCCTATGGAGAAACCCGAGGTGGTGAAGACCCACCTGAGGGACATGGTGATCCTGCCTGAGATGGTCGGCTCCATGGTCGGCGTGTACAACGGCAAGACCTTCAACCAGGTTGAAATCAAG ccTGAGATGTGCGGTCATTACCTGGGAGAGTTCTCCATCACCTACAAGCCAGTCAAGCACGGTCGCCCTGGTATCGGAGCCACGCACTCTTCCCGTTTCATCCCTCTGAAGTAG
- the rps15 gene encoding 40S ribosomal protein S15 isoform X1 yields the protein MSKPQADTEIKKKRTFRKFTYRGVDLDQLLDMSYEQLMQLYCARQRRRLNRGLRRKHQSLLKRLRKAKKEAPPMEKPEVVKTHLRDMVILPEMVGSMVGVYNGKTFNQVEIKPEMCGHYLGEFSITYKPVKHGRPGIGATHSSRFIPLK from the exons ATGTCTAAGCCTCAG GCGGACACCGAGATCAAGAAGAAGCGTACCTTCAGGAAGTTCACCTACAGAGGCGTGGACCTGGACCAGCTTCTGGACATGTCTTA CGAGCAGCTGATGCAGCTCTACTGCGCCCGCCAGAGGAGGAGGCTGAACCGTGGCCTGCGCCGCAAACACCAGTCCCTCCTCAAGCGTCTGCGCAAGGCCAAGAAGGAGGCGCCCCCTATGGAGAAACCCGAGGTGGTGAAGACCCACCTGAGGGACATGGTGATCCTGCCTGAGATGGTCGGCTCCATGGTCGGCGTGTACAACGGCAAGACCTTCAACCAGGTTGAAATCAAG ccTGAGATGTGCGGTCATTACCTGGGAGAGTTCTCCATCACCTACAAGCCAGTCAAGCACGGTCGCCCTGGTATCGGAGCCACGCACTCTTCCCGTTTCATCCCTCTGAAGTAG
- the LOC105933875 gene encoding dipeptidyl peptidase 9 isoform X3: MAVDGLWDSTEVVEMDDVPSQFFVEKHSWEGLRDIIHCSRKYSGMIANKAPHDFQFVQKTDENGPHSHRLYYLGMPYGSRENSLLYSEIPKKVRKEALLVLSWKQMLDHFQATPHQGAYSREEELLRERKRLGAFGITSYDYHDKTGLFLFQASNSLFYCQDGGSNGFISAPVKPVEIKSQCSGTRMDPKICPGLPDFIAFINNNDLWVANVKTGEERRLTYCHKGLDNVKEDPKSAGVATFVIQEEFDRFTGYWWCPSASEDPDGGKTLHLLYEEVDETEVEIIHVPSPALEERKADAYRYPRTGSKNPQATLKLAEIRTDHQGKIIGTQEKELVVPFSTLFPGTEYIARAGWTIDGK; this comes from the exons ATGGCTGTTGACGGCCTGTGGGACAGCACAGAGGTGGTGGAGATGGACGACGTGCCGTCTCAGTTCTTTGTGGAGAAACACTCTTGGGAGGGCCTTCGTGACATCATCCACTGTAGCAGGAAATACTCGGGTATGATCGCCAACAAGGCCCCCCATGACTTCCAGTTCGTGCAGAAGACAGATGAGAATGGGCCCCACTCCCACCGGCTGTACTACCTTG GAATGCCTTACGGAAGCAGAGAGAACTCGTTACTCTACTCAGAAATCCCCAAGAAGGTCCGGAAGGAGGCCCTGTTAGTGTTGTCCTGGAAGCAGATGCTGGATCACTTCCAG GCAACACCGCACCAGGGGGCTTACTCTCgagaggaggagctgctgagagaACGCAAACGTTTGGGAGCGTTTGGTATCACCTCCTACGACTACCATGATAAGACGGGCCTTTTCCTCTTTCAGGCCAGTAATAGTCTCTTCTACTGTCAAGACGGAGGCAGCAATGGCTTCATT TCTGCCCCGGTAAAACCTGTGGAGATAAAGAGCCAGTGCTCAGGCACCCGGATGGACCCCAAGATCTGTCCTGGACTCCCGGATTTCATCGCCTTCATTAACAACAACGACCTGTGGGTTGCCAACGTTAAGACAGGCGAGGAGCGGAGACTGACCTACTGTCATAAAG GTTTAGACAACGTCAAAGAGGACCCCAAGTCTGCAGGTGTAGCAACGTTTGTCATCCAGGAGGAGTTTGACCGTTTCACTGGTTACTGGTGGTGTCCCTCAGCCTCAGAAG ATCCTGATGGGGGTAAAACGTTGCACCTTCTATATGAGGAGGTGGATGAGACAGAAGTAGAAATTATTCACGTTCCTTCTCCAGCGCTGGAGGAGAGGAAAGCAGATGCATACCGATATCCTCGCACAG GTAGCAAAAATCCCCAGGCTACGCTCAAACTGGCAGAGATCAGGACAGATCATCAAGGGAAA atCATTGGCACACAGGAGAAAGAGCTGGTGGTCCCATTTAGCACCTTGTTTCCTGGAACAGAATACATTGCCAGAGCAGGATGGACGATAGATGGGAAATAG